The genomic segment ACCCAGGTCTCCGCCCACGCAGCGCCGACCGGCCAGCGCGTGCCCGTGGCGGTCAGCTCCAGGATCAGCCGGGGCACGATCACGACTACATCGTCGCCGCGCTGGAAGGCCAGCACGCGCGCCGCGTGCGTGCCGTGCATGGCGAGCGCACGGTATGCGCCGCCGGCAAGGCTTTCCGCCCGGCGCGCGCGCAGGCCGAGCGCGCGCCGCACAAGCTGCAGCTTGGCCTGGCCGGGGTTGTCGAGCAGCGCGGCGAGGGTGGCCACCGGCGCCGCCAGGGCGGTGGTGAGCGCGGCGTAATCCACCGGGCGGCGGTTGTCCGGGTCCACCAGCGTCAGGTGCTCGCCCTCGCTGCCTTGGTAGAGGTCCGGAATGCCCGGCACGGTCAGCGCGAGCAGGCTGTGGGCCAGGGCGTTGACCGTGGCGGCAGGCGCAATGGTGGCGATGAAACGCGCCAGCGTGTCCAGCAGCGGGCGGCTGAGGTGCGGGTCCAGCGCGCGCCGGATGTAGCGCTCGAGCGCCCCTTCATAGGCAACATCGGGGCTGGCCCAGCTGGTGCGCTCGCCCGACTCGCGCCCGGCCTTGACCACGTGCGCCAGCAGCCGCGCCAGGTAGGCTTCCCAGTCCATGCCGTCGGGAGCGCCAGGCCAGGTGCCGACCACGGTCTGGTACAGGTACCACTCGTCGTGTCGGGTGATCTGCGGGCCGGCGGCGCGGCGTGCCGGACCGGCCATGCGCGTCAGGCGCGACAGGCAGCGCGCCCAGCCGCGTGGGTCCTCGCTGAGCACCGCCAGGCGCGCGCGCACGTCCGCGCTGCGCTTGGTGTCGTGCGTGGTGACGGGGCTGAGTGCGTGCGGGTGGCTATGGCCGCGCGCCGCGACCGCGCGGTGAAAGGCATCGGGCGCCAGCGCGCCCTGCGTCGGCTCGGCACCGACCTCGTTCATCGCCAGCAGCGGCACGTAGCGGTAAAAGGCGGTGTCTTCGATGGCCTTGGCGGCTACCGGCGCGGTGTATTGCTGGAACTTCATCGCCAGTTGCACCGTGAGTTCGCGCGGCCAGCGGCGCGCGCCCTCGTGCGGCAGTTCGGCGGCGAGGGCCGCGCGAAGGAACGCGAAGATGCCCGTTTCGGCCAGGCGCCGGTTGCGCCGCGCGAGTCCCACCGACCAGTCGAGGTGCTGACGATCCGTGTCGGTCGCGCCGGCCGCGGTGACGTAGGTGCGATACACCGGAAAGCCGGCCACGATTTCGGTCAGCGCGCGCAGCATCGCGGCGCGCGTGTAATCGCGGCTGGCCGGATTCTGCTCGGCGAGCCGGTCGGCCAGCGTGGCCAGCACGGCCAGTTCGCCGCCCAGTTCCTCCTCCATCACCTCGCGCCGGCAGGCGCGGGCGATGTCGGCGAAGGCGCGCGGGTCCGCGGTGTAGCGCCGATACAGCCGCGTGATGGCGGCCAGGCCCGCGCTGTCCACCTGCACGCCGGTGAGCTGCGCGATCAGTTCGTAGCCGGTGGTGCCGGCCACCGGCCAGGTAGGCGGCAGTGCCTCGTGCGCGGCGAGGATTTTCTCCACCCACAGCCACGGCCGCCCGTGGGTGCCGGGCCCGGCCGCGCGGGTGAGCTGTTCCAGATAGCCGGCCGGGTCGTACAGGCCGTCCACATGGTCGATGCGCAGGCCCTGGATGGCGCCGCTGCGCAGCAGTTCCAGCATCCGGGCGTGGGTCGCCTCGAACACCGGCGGGTGCTCCTGGCGGATGCCGGCGAGTTCGTTGATCTGAAAGAAACGCCGGTAGTTGATCTCGTCCGCCGCCACCTGCCAGAACGCGGGGCGGTAGTGCTGGTGTTCGATGAGCCGATGCAGGCGCGCGCGTCCGACGTCGTCCGGACTGGCGTAGGCACCGAGGGCCTGCTCCAGAAGCGCGGCTGCGCCAGCGCCTGTCGAGCACATTTCGGTGAGCGTGGCTTTCAGTGCAGTGCCTGCCGCGCGGCTGCGCTGCGGGTCGGTACCCGCGACAGTGCGCGCGCTGCCGGCCAGCGCGTGGAATTGGCGGGTCAGCTCGTCGTCGCGCGCCCGGCGCGCCAGCGCGGCGGCTCGCTGCAGCAGCGGCCGGTAACTGGCCGGGTGCAGCGGAAAGCGGTGCGGCCCATACCACAGGCTGATGCTGCCTTCGTGCGGGTCCAGGCGCAGTTCCAGCGCGCCGGATTCCAGCACCGCGCCGTAGTGGTCGCCCAGAAACGGCAGCAGCACGCGCCCGTGCAGTTCCGGCTTGGCCGGATCCCAGTCGATGTCGAAGGCCGGCGCGTGGGGTGAGGCGCGGCCCCACTCGAGCACGTCCAGCCACCACGGGTTGTCGGCCTGGCCCACGCCCATGTGGTTGGGGACGTGGTCGGCGATGATGCCAAGGCCGTGGCGGCGTGCTGCGGCCACAAGCGCGGCAAAGCCGGCGTCGCCGCCCAGTTCGGGATTGAGTGAGCCGAAGTCGGCGACGTCGTAGCCGTGCGTGCTGCCGGCCCGCGCGCGGGTGATGGGCGAGGTATAGAGGTGGCTGATGCCCAGCGCGGCGAGGTAGGGCACCGCGCGCGCGGCGTCGTAGAAACCGAAGCCGGCGTGCAGTTGCAGGCGATAGGTGGCGCGCGGCACCGCGGGGACCGTCGACGCGGCAGGCGGCGGGCGCTGCGCGGCAATCGCCTGGGCGACGGGCTCGGCGGCCTGCGCGATCTGCGCGATGGACGCCGGCAGGCGCAGTGTCCAGTTGGAGCACCCGGTGCTGGTGCCCGGCACGTTGACGGGCTCTTGCACGCCCAGTATGTCTTCGGGCTGCACCAGCGTGAGCAGCGCTGGCGTGGCGGCAAGGTGCGAATAGACCGACCGCGCAATTTCCGGGCTCGGAGCATGCATCGGCATGTCGGCGAGCGCGCTGATGCGCTCGAGGTCGGCCTCCCGGTCGGCCTCGTCTTGCGCCTCAAGCTGCGGCGTGGGGTAAAGACCCAACGTGCGCTTGAGGTACTGATCGTGCCCGCTCAGCCAGCCGGCCAGCGGCGGCAAGTCGTGCGTGGAAATGCCGACCGCGGACAGCGCAGGATAGTCCCCCGGCGCGGCGAAATCGCCCGTGGCACCGCGCTCGAAATAGAACAGACGCGTGGACAGTACTGCCTCGCGGGCCAGCGTCTCGCGCAGGCCATCCGGCACCGTGCCCAGGTCCTCGCCGACCACCATGCAGTGCGCGCGGTGGCTTTCCAGGGCCAGCACCGCCAGCAGTTCATCGAGTGGGTAGCGCACGTAGCCGCCGTGCGTGGCCGGCGCGCCGTCCGGCACCCAGAACAGCCGCGCCAGGCCGAGCACGTGGTCGATGCGCAGCGCGCCGGCGTGGCGCATGTTGGCGCGCAGTTCCGCGGCGAAGGGCTGGTGGCCGAGCGCGCGCGAGCGGCCCGGCAGCGGCGGCGGAAAGCCCCAGCACTGACCGTTGAGGTTCCAGGCGTCCGGCGGCGCGCCGGTGCCAAAGCCGTGCGCGTACAGCTGCGGCGCGGCCCAGGCCTGGGCACCGGCACGGTCCACGCCCACGGCCAGATCCCGGTACAGGCCGACCGGCATGGCGGCGGCGCGTGCGCACTGCGCGGCATCGGCGAGTTGGCAGTCGGCCAGCCACTGCAGGTATTGGTGAAAGGACACGCGCCGGGCGTGGCGCGCGGCGAAGGCCGCCACCGCCGGACTGCCTGCATCGCGGTGTTCGCTCGGCCAGTCACGCCAGTCGGGTGTGCCGGCGGCGGCGTGGAGTTCGCGCAGCGCCTCGAAGGTGGCGAAGCTCCGCAGCGCCGCGCCGCCCTGGTCCGCGAAGGCCCGGAAGGCGGCAGCACGCACACTGCTCGCTGCCAGCTCGGTGGCTTCGAACGCGTCGTACAGGTGTTCGAAGGCAGCCAGGCGCAGCCGCGCCACGCCGCCGTAATCCACGTGCGCGGCGGCGCACAGGCGTTCGAGCGTGCCGTCCGCCTGCGCGGCGTCGAATACCTGCCGGGCCGGTGCGCTGGCGGCGTATTCCGGCACCGCGCGCGGGTCCACGTACAGCACGTTCAGGTAGGTGCGGCTGGACGGCGCGTACGGGCTTGCCTGCCCCGGCCGGTCGGGAAACAGCGCGTGCAGGGGATTGATGCCGACGATGCCGGCGCCCAGCCGCGCGCTGGCCTGCGTGAGTTCGGCCAGCGCCGTGAAATCGCCCATGCCGGTGTCGGCGGCCCCGCGCAGGCCGTACAGCTGCGCGGTGAAGCCCCAGGTGCGCTCGCCGAGCGCCAGTGCCGGCGGCAGGTAGCAGCGGGCGGGCGCGACGATCACGGCTGCGCTGGCGTGGCGCCGGCCGGAACGCACCTCGATGCGGTGATAGCCGTCCGGCAGCACGCCCACTATCAGCACGGCGCCCTGCGCACTGCGCGGTAGCTCCGCGCTGGCAAAACCGCCCTCGCGTACGCTGCCGTCCTCGAGTTGCAGCCGCCATTGGCCGCGCCCGCCGAGCACGCCGCCCAGCACCACGCGCAGCGGCGCGCCGGCACGCGCCACGCTCACGGCCGGCAGCAGGGGTGGGTTGTTTTGTAGGTTCGCCAGCGTGCGCGCGGCGCTGGCGTCATCGGCAGCGGGCAGCTCGAGCGCGCCGAGCAGGGCGCGCACGGTCGATTCGGGCACGTCCACATGCCGGCCCCACGGGTTGGTGTAACCGGCTTCGATACCGGCCGCGCGCGCCAGCTGCGCCAGGGCCGGGTTCAAGTGCCGTCCGTCAGCCAGAAGGCTGCGCTCCACGGTTCGGGTTGCACGGTTCCGGCTTGTTCGCACAGCGCCCCGGTGCAGCGCAGCAGCGTGCCCGGCGGGCGGGGCAGGACGGCCGTGGAGCCGGGGGTGGCCAGCAGCGCCGTCAGCACGCGGCCGTGCGCGAGCTTCCAGCGCACCCGCAGCACGGCCGGCTCGGGCAGTTCGAAATCGCCGGCGCCACCGTCGGCACTAGCCAGCAGGGGGGTGATCACGCGGGCCCGCAGCGCGAGCAGGCCGGCGTAAAACGCCAGCCAGTCGCGGCCTTCCGGCGCTGCGCGCGCGCCGTGATCCAGGCGTGAGGCGGCGAAGGTTGACGCGGCGGTGGGGTCCGGAATGCGTGCGCGCGCCGCCGGGTCCGCAAAGGCCGGAAAAGCGGCGAACTCGCGTCGCCGCCCGTCGCGCACCGCATCGCGCAGCTGCGGCCCAAGGTCGCAGAAAAACAGGAACGGCTCGCGCGCGCCCCATTCCTCGCCCATGAACAGCATGGGGATGTGCGGGGCCAGCACGAGCATCGTCGCCAGTGCGCGCAGCGCGCGCGGCTCGGCCAGGGTGGTGAGGCGTTCGCCCAGCGCCCGGTTGCCGATCTGGTCGTGGTTCTGCAAAAAGGCGACGAAGCGAGTCGGCGGCAGGTGCGCGCTGGGTTCCCCGCGCGGCGCGTTGCGAAACGGCGATTGTTCGCCCTGCCAGGCAAAGCCCTGCGCCAGGCAGCGTCCCAGATGCGCCAGCGGCCAGTCGGCGTAGTCGGCGTAATAGCCGTGCATCTCGCCGGTGAGCAGCACATGCGCGCCGTGGTGCCAGTCGTCGCTCCACTGCGCGTCGTAGCCGCCGGGGGCGGCGCCCAGAAAGCGCGCCTGGTTGGCGTCGTTTTCCAGCACCAGGTGCACGTGCCGCCCGGCACATTGCGCACGGGCGCGCTGGGCGAGTTCATCCAGCACATGCACCGCCGAGTCGTCGCGGACGGCATGCACGGCATCCAGGCGCAGGCCGTCGAAGTGGTACTCGGTTAGCCAATACAGTGCGTTGTGGATGAAGAACTCGCGCACCGCGGCGTTGTGCGGCCCGTCGAAGTTGATGGCCGCGCCCCACGGCGTGTGATGGGCGGGGTTGAAGAACTCCGGGGCGTAGGCGTGCAGGTAGTTCCCCTCCGGGCCGAAGTGGTTGTAGACCACGTCCAGAAACACCATCAGGCGGTGGCCGTGGGCGGCGTCGATCAGGGCCTTGATGTCGTCCGGACTGCCGTAGCGGGAATGGGGCGCAAACGGCAGCACGCCGTCGTAGCCCCAGCCGCGCGCGCCGGGAAAATCCGCCACCGGCATCAGCTCGATGGCCGTCACGCCCAGCGCGGCGAGCTCGGGCAGGTGCGCGATCAGGGCCCGAAAGGTGCCGTCCGCGGTGTAGGTGCCGACGTGCAGTTCGTAAACCACTGCCTCGTGCCAGGGCCGGCCGCGCCAGGCGCCGTCCTGCCAGGGATGGCCGGCGGGGTCCACCACCGCACTGGGGCCGTGCACGCCGTCCGGCTGAAAGCGCGAGGCCGGGTCCGGCACGGTCAGCCCATCCACCTCGAAGCGGTAGCGGGCGCCGGCCGTCACGCCGGGCACATGGTCGTGCCAGTAGCCGTTCTCGTCGCGCGCCATGGGGTGGGCGCGCAGCCCTTCAACGTGCAGGCTCACCTCGCGCGCCGAGGGCGCCCACAGCCGGAACGCGACGCCGTCCGGCTCGACCTGCGCCCCGAAGGGCATGTGGTGCACGTGCGTCCTGGTCATGC from the Immundisolibacter sp. genome contains:
- the treY gene encoding malto-oligosyltrehalose synthase, which codes for MNPALAQLARAAGIEAGYTNPWGRHVDVPESTVRALLGALELPAADDASAARTLANLQNNPPLLPAVSVARAGAPLRVVLGGVLGGRGQWRLQLEDGSVREGGFASAELPRSAQGAVLIVGVLPDGYHRIEVRSGRRHASAAVIVAPARCYLPPALALGERTWGFTAQLYGLRGAADTGMGDFTALAELTQASARLGAGIVGINPLHALFPDRPGQASPYAPSSRTYLNVLYVDPRAVPEYAASAPARQVFDAAQADGTLERLCAAAHVDYGGVARLRLAAFEHLYDAFEATELAASSVRAAAFRAFADQGGAALRSFATFEALRELHAAAGTPDWRDWPSEHRDAGSPAVAAFAARHARRVSFHQYLQWLADCQLADAAQCARAAAMPVGLYRDLAVGVDRAGAQAWAAPQLYAHGFGTGAPPDAWNLNGQCWGFPPPLPGRSRALGHQPFAAELRANMRHAGALRIDHVLGLARLFWVPDGAPATHGGYVRYPLDELLAVLALESHRAHCMVVGEDLGTVPDGLRETLAREAVLSTRLFYFERGATGDFAAPGDYPALSAVGISTHDLPPLAGWLSGHDQYLKRTLGLYPTPQLEAQDEADREADLERISALADMPMHAPSPEIARSVYSHLAATPALLTLVQPEDILGVQEPVNVPGTSTGCSNWTLRLPASIAQIAQAAEPVAQAIAAQRPPPAASTVPAVPRATYRLQLHAGFGFYDAARAVPYLAALGISHLYTSPITRARAGSTHGYDVADFGSLNPELGGDAGFAALVAAARRHGLGIIADHVPNHMGVGQADNPWWLDVLEWGRASPHAPAFDIDWDPAKPELHGRVLLPFLGDHYGAVLESGALELRLDPHEGSISLWYGPHRFPLHPASYRPLLQRAAALARRARDDELTRQFHALAGSARTVAGTDPQRSRAAGTALKATLTEMCSTGAGAAALLEQALGAYASPDDVGRARLHRLIEHQHYRPAFWQVAADEINYRRFFQINELAGIRQEHPPVFEATHARMLELLRSGAIQGLRIDHVDGLYDPAGYLEQLTRAAGPGTHGRPWLWVEKILAAHEALPPTWPVAGTTGYELIAQLTGVQVDSAGLAAITRLYRRYTADPRAFADIARACRREVMEEELGGELAVLATLADRLAEQNPASRDYTRAAMLRALTEIVAGFPVYRTYVTAAGATDTDRQHLDWSVGLARRNRRLAETGIFAFLRAALAAELPHEGARRWPRELTVQLAMKFQQYTAPVAAKAIEDTAFYRYVPLLAMNEVGAEPTQGALAPDAFHRAVAARGHSHPHALSPVTTHDTKRSADVRARLAVLSEDPRGWARCLSRLTRMAGPARRAAGPQITRHDEWYLYQTVVGTWPGAPDGMDWEAYLARLLAHVVKAGRESGERTSWASPDVAYEGALERYIRRALDPHLSRPLLDTLARFIATIAPAATVNALAHSLLALTVPGIPDLYQGSEGEHLTLVDPDNRRPVDYAALTTALAAPVATLAALLDNPGQAKLQLVRRALGLRARRAESLAGGAYRALAMHGTHAARVLAFQRGDDVVVIVPRLILELTATGTRWPVGAAWAETWVDMPAGRSWHEVFTGRTVAGGALSLEELLAGFPLALLECTDQCTDPGVPA
- the treZ gene encoding malto-oligosyltrehalose trehalohydrolase; translation: MTRTHVHHMPFGAQVEPDGVAFRLWAPSAREVSLHVEGLRAHPMARDENGYWHDHVPGVTAGARYRFEVDGLTVPDPASRFQPDGVHGPSAVVDPAGHPWQDGAWRGRPWHEAVVYELHVGTYTADGTFRALIAHLPELAALGVTAIELMPVADFPGARGWGYDGVLPFAPHSRYGSPDDIKALIDAAHGHRLMVFLDVVYNHFGPEGNYLHAYAPEFFNPAHHTPWGAAINFDGPHNAAVREFFIHNALYWLTEYHFDGLRLDAVHAVRDDSAVHVLDELAQRARAQCAGRHVHLVLENDANQARFLGAAPGGYDAQWSDDWHHGAHVLLTGEMHGYYADYADWPLAHLGRCLAQGFAWQGEQSPFRNAPRGEPSAHLPPTRFVAFLQNHDQIGNRALGERLTTLAEPRALRALATMLVLAPHIPMLFMGEEWGAREPFLFFCDLGPQLRDAVRDGRRREFAAFPAFADPAARARIPDPTAASTFAASRLDHGARAAPEGRDWLAFYAGLLALRARVITPLLASADGGAGDFELPEPAVLRVRWKLAHGRVLTALLATPGSTAVLPRPPGTLLRCTGALCEQAGTVQPEPWSAAFWLTDGT